The nucleotide sequence CCTCAACTAAAAAAATAGTTTTTTACCATCCTCAACGTTTGTTTTTATGGCTTGGGTGGTTTTGACGGTGGTTTTGTCGCATTAGAAGAGAGCAAGTCGGATGAAACTGaaaattcaaaatcagaaaaaataaattctcaaaaagttATCCAAATATTTTTCTCATGAAAAATAATGCAGTTAAAAAACTTAAAATCTGATTTAatctttgaaaatttgttttacaTTGAAAAATCAAGAaactagttttagattttttttttctaaaatcatgctctacttATGGTGCCTAGCTTCAAATTGTTTAAATTTTGATGCACTCATTTTAGTGCTTATTATTTGCTAGTAGAAGGTCTCGTTGATCGTTCAACTATGTAGAAGCATCAATGGAGTATCATCAGGACTATGTATGTGTGGTAGGGTGCATGCAACCACGCAGGCTAACACAACTACTTTGAAAATTTATCGAGGGCAGAGGACCAACGCCCACCCTATCTTATATGCTGATTTACCTCCCTAAAATTTTAGTTTGGTCTGATTTACCCCCTTTGATGTGGCACCACATCAGCAAAACTACCCAAGGTGCAAAAACCAACGGTTGTAAAAGTTGAGAAtgataaaaaaaaaaactggtttTGTAGTTTAAGGAGGAAAATCGAACGACCACAATAGTTGAGGAAGATAAATTGGATTTTTTCCTTAAAAAAGCTAGGGCTCGTAATATGTTCTCAGGGCCTCCTTAGGACAAGTACATTGCTATAGGTCAGTTGTCTCATACTCTGTCTCATACCACTACATAGGATTTCGCTGATGTGGACAAAAGAGAGAAAGAGTCGTTTCGCGAAACAACCCTCTTATAAGCTAAAATATAGGACTATAAGACAACTATTTCTTTTTAAAATGAATTATTAAGACAACTTTTGTACTATTGTATGAGTTGTTGTTATGCAGCTCATAACTTTAATTTTATTCTATATGTATAAGACAATATTTATATATTGTCTATTATGTCATCTTAAAATTACAAAGTATTAATCTGAAATAAATAAATTACGTGATATTGTACGAGACTGTCTACGAGATACGAGACAACAACTAATGTACTCACTCTTGTGTGTAGGAGGGCCTTGCCAAATCCGAGAATGGCGGTGTATGTGTTCCTACTGAGATCAACTTGATTATGTCTGTTGTTTTGTTTGTTCTCGAAACATTCTCGTAAACGTTCAGTTATTAACCGTAACTGAATGCGACACGTCCAAAGTTTTGCCTTCTATCTCCATGTAACGGAATGTTGCTCCAATCTTCCAAGGAGTTTAAAATCCAGAATAATGACAACAGCTTACCCCGAATCCTAAAAACCTAGTATAAAATCTGCATCCACTAGAGAATCGTAAAACCCCCAGCACCCGGCCCTCCTTCCGCACCGAACACGTACGATGACTGCGTGCGATTCCGCCGCCGGAGCTTCCTACTCACTCAGTGCGCGTGCGATTCCGCCGCCGGAGCTTCCTACTCACTCAGTGCCGTGTTTGATGCATATGTATTTATCGCAATTCACATATGTTAAAAGTAAATTGGAGTAAAATTAAATTAAATtctattccattccactccaacacatatggattgaggtggatacataTGCATCTAAACAAGACCTCAAACCATGTTGGTTTATCTCGAGATGGGAGGGATTGAAGTGGCTAGACTGAGATTTTGATTTGTAGGGGATTGAATCCCTCTCAATCTCCTTGGATTTAGGGTCAAACGAACATGCCCACGGTGGTGCCTCCGGCCAACAACGGCAACGAGTATGTAAAACCCCAGACGACGTCCGTTACCTCGTAGGGGGGCGCCGTCCTCACTGGATTGGGCGGTCTTGTGTATGCTATCTAGAGCGCCGCGGACGAGGCAAAGCAGCCGCGTCACCACGTCGCGGTCGACAGCGTCGCCGGCCTCGACCCGTCGGCGGTGCTGAGCGAGCGGCGGCCCACGCTCGACCCGGAGTTCAACCTAACGGTCGGCGTCGCCTCGCGGAGCTTCACCAGGGGCTGCTGCTTCCATGACGGGTCGGCGGTGCGCGCGGGTACACTACGACGGCGTCCAGCTCACCGGCGAGGCATCGTTGCCTAGCCTCTGCGTGGGCCCGCGGCGGTCCACGGAGCGACGAGCGTCCATGGTCGCCTGGGGCAGCGGTGTGCGCGCGCAGCGGCCCGTGAGGGCCGCGCTCGCCCAGGACCTGCGGCGCGGCATGGCCGAGTTCGAGGTCGCGCTCACTGTCATGAAGCAGCCCAGTGAGGTCGGGTGGGAGGTGGTGACATGCAAGGTCAAGGTGGGCCATGCCGCCGCAGCGTCGCGGGCTCCCTGCGCCGTGTCTGTAGTGGATGCCTGCAGTGGCGGAACCAGCAACTGTGATTAGGGTGGCGGACAAATATAATGACACATTGTATGTGTGATAAATATGTACATAAGTGTATATTTCAACATATTTTTTCTATGCTTCTATATATATGTAGTTAATGTTTATAAAAAAATCACAACATTATAATAAAATGTGAGTTAAAATGAGCTTTGTATTGTATTATTAATAAGGGTATTAATGCCTGGTTCCGCCTCTGGATGCCCTGCCGCCGCTGACGCACGCCAGAGAACGGCGGAGCGGATTGATCACAACTTTTAATTGGCTGGAACAAGGTGATCATGGTCGCTCCGGCCCGCGTGTGCATATATATACGTCTATGAGACATCGATGGAGAAATTTATTTGTTTGATTTGGTGAACTTCTGCTCGTGTCAAACTGTCAATAATATTCTACTTGTGTTTTGTTTTGCATAAACTTGATGCCTGTTTCTTGAAAATCACGGTATTGAAAGAGGAGGACTTTACAAGGTTGTTATGTTTCAAAAATTAACAAAAACGTCCTGACAATCTAGCTGAGAGAAAGCATTGCAAGACATCCAGCCGCACACCAAAATTTGACTCCCTCTTTGATCTTTAAATCAACTGATGAAGCATGGAGTGTTTGCGCCCAAAGGTGCacacatttctttttcttttccataGCACTTCAAGTGTAAATGATCATCGTTTGTGTTTTTATATTGCGTAGTAATCATATATCTTACGTATTTAATTAAGTTTTAGCAGCATTATTGCATAATTTCATATCACTCTGTGCAACTATATGTCCATCGAATTAACAAAGACATGatatgttttgttttgtttgcaagTGTGTATGCAGATGTAACGACTCGTCCTCTGCTGTCAAGCCACCAAAAGCCAAGTACGGTCACGCTCCCCCTTTGTCATGCTATCGTGCTGGCACCCCACCACAAAACAAAGTATtgcctccgtttcaaattatatttTGCTTTACTTTTGTTGTAAACCAAAATTCTCTAAATTTAACCAAGTTATAAAAAATACATCAACGTCCTTGACAAATTAGTTTTATTAAAGTTTTCGTAAAATATATTCTGATAGTACATTTATTTGAACTTCTAGATAATAGTAGATTTCTGAAAACTTGCTTAAAGTTCATGAGATTAGACTTAGGGCAAGACCAGATTATTGATCTCTTGTACTTGTTAGTATATATATCTTTTGCATGCACAATCAACTAAGTtctaaagaataatatgtacCTTATGCATGCACAATCAACTAAGTTCGAATAATTTTAGTTGTTGTTAGTTGTTCTTGTTTTGATTTTTGAGCAAGGTGCATAGTAAAAGAAAATCAATAGGGTCTACTTGTTGAACCAGAAAACCCCTAAAATTGTCGACAAGTTTATATAAACTAACCCGATATGAACCAACAAGACACAAAATCACTAAGGGCTTGTTCGGTTGATTCGGAATAGGGCTCTGGAATAATTCCTAGGAGAAATAATTCAATAATTTGTACTAATCTTAAGAAGCTGGAATTGTTCCCGGTGCAATCTTAGGAAACCGAACGGGCCCTAAGGGGTGTGGAGGGGAATCAAACTTTGGTCTACTATAGTTTGGACATTGGAGTTGTATCTGGTGATCATCTCACTTGATTTGTTGCTTTtcggcctgttcggttggctggttcgtatcgttgctggttcgtgaaaaagtactgctggctggtttgtgtgagagaaaaatactgttccggctagaaatttacgatcatttacgacaagccacagccaaacgaacaagctgTTATCGACAATGGCAATTGGTAAACCCAGTTCAACAGATTGAACCACGTGACAACCACCAAATAGGGAACCAATAGGATACGAACGGTTCAATAACCAGTCTAGCCTTTTGTTCATTGTAATTAGGCCTTCCACAATGTCGAGTGAAGCTAGAAAAAATGAAGGTCCACATGTGAGAATCCAGTATCACTCCTGCTAGGCCAGAACTTCGGTATCACTCCTGCTTACGCGAATTCAATCCTAGCTGGGGGTGTTGGGTttctggactaaattttagtgcATGTcatatcggacgttcggatgctatttaggagaactaaatatgagttaattataaaactaattacatagatggaggctaatttacgagacgaatttattaagcctaattaatccgccattagcacatatttactgtagcacaacattgtcaaatcatggcctaattaggcttaaaaaattcgtctcgcaaattagccacaatctgtgcaattagttattttttcatctatatttaatacttcatgcatgtgtccaaacatccgatgggacagggactaaaatttttctgtagaaaccaaacgtttcatggactaaattttagtccatgtcatatcggacgttcggatgctatttaggagaactaaatatgagttaattataaaactaattacatagatggagactaatttacgagacgaatttattaagcctaattaatccgccattagcacatatttactgtagcactacattatcaaatcatagactaattaggcttaaaaaattcatctcgcaaattagccacaatctatgcaattagttatttttttcgtctatatttaatactttatgtgtccaaacatccgatgggacagggactaaaattttcctgtaggaaccaaacactcCCTTAGTAACACGTACGGAGTACATCATACGTACAAGACTTTTAGGCAGGAGACGGCTCTGCATCCCATGAATCAGAGCCCAGAAAGCCCCATCGTCCGTCTCGATGTTCCCACCttcgacctcctcctcctcctcgtcgccgaTGTACAAGTACGGGTTCTTCTCCTCCGGCTTGAAGGTGTAGAAGACGAACAGGTAGAAGGCGAAGCTCGCGGCCTCGACTGCGACATCGACTCCCCACCGGCACCTGTAGTTGAGCAGCGCGAGGAACGCTGACACGATGATCCGGGTGAAGTAGAGGTAGCCGACGACGACCAGGTAGAAGCGCTTGAAGAGCGTGAGCTTCTTGAGGTTGCGCGCCGCCTTGCCGTCGGTCCTGGAGGCCTCGAGCAGGCCCCGGATGGACTAGAGGATGGGGAAGATGACGGCGCAGCAGCAGATCACGACGACGAGCAGGAAGACCCGGGTCCACGCGATCCAGCCCCGCCGCGTCGGGCCCGTCTCGCCGATCACCACCAGCAACAGGTTCTCCATCACTTGCAGCGGGATCACGATCATCAGCACGCTCTTTTCGCGCTCCTGGAGGTAGGGTGTGAGGAAGGACCAGCCGGTGCCGATGAGGACGATGACGGTGAAGAGCAGGACGCCCTTGAAGAAGCCGAAAACGTAGAACGCGACGTCCCAGCTGTGCGACGTGCCGGTGCGCTCGATGAACCACGTGTCCTCGGCCGCGCACGCCGACTTGAGCGCCTTGAACAGCAGCAGCGCGCCCATCACGGCGTGGATCCGCTCCGTCGTGGCGTGCTGCTGGACGCACGTCCACACCCACCCGGCCAGGAACGCCAGGTACACCGCCGCCACGCCCGCGTAGATGCCCGGCAGCGGCTGCAGCCCGACGGGGAGGTAGTCCCTGATGACCCCGCCGCTGGAGGCGTCGCGGCGCACGTTGTACATCTCGGTGCGCACGTCCATGGTGACCTCCACGCCGCCCTGGCAGTTGCTGAAGACGACGGCGTACGCGTCGGGGTAGTCGATGGTCACGGTGGTGGTCACCCCGCCTGGCGAGACGTCGCTGAGCCGGAGCATCGGGAGCGCGTAGTCGCTCGTCAGCAAGCAGAACCTGCCGCCTCCTTCCGGATAGGCGGCGTAGTACTGTGTCTGGTTGTTGATCCCCGGGAACTGGGCGCCGGCGATGAGCACGAACCACATGAGGCTGGAGTCAACGCTGGTGAGGCGTGACGACCCCGGACGGAGCTGCCACGTCGCGCGGCGTATGGAGACCGCCGCCCTACCGCCGCTCGCGAAGCCGAACCCTCGAAGAAGATGATCGGCCTGGCGTCGGACACGATGGGCGTTATCTTGATGTCGGCATGGGCAACCCGCACaaggagagcggcggcggcgacagccaccgcgacggcgacggcggtggtgtcCATGGAGTTTGCCCGCGAATGTAAGTGCATATCGTCATGCAACTCTAGCTGTAGATCGATCGTCGTGCATGCATCAATATCTCAGACTGTTCGTTCGAGAACAGGAACCATTCACCATTGTGGCACGTGCATGGCACTCGCTCGGGGAACAGCGGCAATGGCCAATGGAGATGGACAAGCGGCTCATCGATGAGCATGGCGCGTTTTAGGGAGGGCCACGGAGGAAAGGCATACTCGCCGTAGGCGAATGTCGTCGTTCAGAAATTAATTAGCGACTATAAGTAGGAGAATGTCGTACCCTCCGGTCACAAAATGAAAAGGAGGCAAAATACATTACATGTCGTATAGTACAAGAGCAGAAGACAACGAACAACATTACATATATAGGTACTATAAACAGCACATGATTACTCAGTAAAACAAATTGTCTGACACGACATTACCAGTACCAATACTTCATGAGTCATTAACCTAAAACAATATGGAAACCGAAAACTAGGCAAGGGATATAGTACTACTATTATCTAACAAGGGAGTACGTAGTAGTATGTGAGTTTGCACACACATCAAGCAAACTGATCACTGGAGCATCAAGACGAGACCAACAACCGTAGCCATTGCCGCCGCGATGgcgacgccggcggcggcggagacggctgTGCCAACACCGGAGGAGGCGTCGGAGCACGAGCACCCCGACGGCCTGGGTCGCCCGCCGCCGCCTCTGGCCTTCCTCGCAGTGCCCCGCCTCGCCGCTGATGAAGCAGAAGAAGCCCGGGCGGTCGAGGCGGAACTTGGTGGCGCCGTCGGCGAACGCGGCGAGCAGCTCGCTGGCGTTGCACGCGTCGAAGGCCAGGCGGTCCACCACCAGCACCGAGTCGTTGGCGTACTGGAAATCTGCAAGAGGATCGGATCAACCATATATACGCAGCCGTTATCACACACTTGCATCGCATCAATGCAAGAGGATCGGACCAACGTGGAAGCGGTTGTTCATGGCCCACCAGTCGTAGCTGGTGTTGGCGTCCGGGACGCGCCACCCGCGCGGCCCGCCCACGCGGAACTCCAGCCCCGCGGGCGGCGCGGCTGCTGCCCCCGCAGCAACGCTGCCGGGAGcaacgaggaggaagaagactccGGTGAGGATCATCAGCGCGGGGAGAACGCGGGAGCTTCCGGCGGCCGCCGCCATGGATCTAGCTTGCACTTGCAGCAGCGGTATGCTGTCACGGTGAGAGCGACGAGGTCGAGAAGCATTGAGCCTCTGGTTCGGGGGAGTGGCTTGGTGCTCTCGCGCGCTTGGTGTTGCGTGGGGTGgaagtggaatggaatggaaatGCAGGTGCGGCCGCGTTTTAGAGGGCTTGCAGGCTCTGTGGCGAGGGGGAGCGCGGAACCGAGGACGTGGGCAACGAGCCAGGGGCGGCGGCAGTTAACGCTCTTCGTGGCACCATCGCTGGCTTGCCAACCTCGATGATCCACGCGCGCAATCGTGCAATGCATGGCGCCATGGCGGTGAGTGGTGTCCTCCGAGCTGGAAAGGCCTGTCCATGGGAAAGTTATTTTTGCCCAGACTATTTCCGACAACAATGACAtctaaaatacaagactcattcgaTATTTAGTTAGCGCTACAGACAAATAGTTCAATACTTATTTTTTACGTTCTCCAACAACAGAATCCAAAAGAGAACTCTTTCTACAAAATGGGTTTCCAGGAGAGATGATGCTCATATTTTGGTTAGGCCTCTCCTGCTACCAAAAAATAGGTTTCCCGTATAGATACTCTGTTAGAGACAAATATAGTACCACTgaagacccattttgggtttAGGCGCTCTTATAGATACGCCCCATGGGATTCTCTCTCGTGTTGCACACACATCCCAATATACATCTAACGATGATGCACATGAGAGCATATGCCCTTAAGGGCAAGTTTTCTGGGTTCATCTGTCTATAGGGAGCTACAGGGTATCTAGCACTATATTTAAATCATGTGTTCATAAGTAATTATCTAACGTCGAGAGAACATAACATAACTTCTCCTAAATTTATACAGTAGTCTCCTAAATTTATAAATGTCGCCGTGAATCAACAGGTGTCGATAGCTACTTTATAAATAAGGATTGGACATTGTTCCCACTAAATTTCTTTTCCACATCTCACAACTTTGAGCGTCCGACGGTGCTTAGCATCGAATCCGAGATACGACGAATGCATAGGGGGTCCTCCTAGGTGCAGTGATAGGTGAGCAATATTTTAACTCTAGATAGTTTTTTACGAATTATATAGTACACACACAGGCATTCACACGCACGTATATTCACTCGTATAAACACACGAACGCAATGGGAAGAAGACTGATATGATATTATACATCTCAAGGTTGACGAAGTTGTTATAACCACCTTGCTGTCGACAGACATGCCTCTATGATTATCGTAAAATAAATAGTAGTGCTATTAGTGACATGAGACATTGTTGGATGAAAAAAGGATTCTAATATAGATTAAATGATCTTTTTATTAATGTTTGACCgagaaataaaaaaacaaaatttgatttttttaagtCAGCGCATATATTGACAATTGAAGACTATAGATGTGTAGAATTTGTTGAATGTATTCTATTTAATTACTTAAGTTTGGATAAAGAAAAGTTATGCTTGCCGCGATGGGGAGAAATGAAATCTCTACACTAACTCGGGCTACTGTAGCCGACTAATTTGTGACACTAACTTTTTCTCCGATGAGCCTAATAGATAGTGTGTTTCGTGGGCCCAAATTACGTTTCCTAGGGCAACTAATTTAGTGACGCAAGGTTACATGTCACTTCTGTGTTATATCACCAAGGAAATCAGATCTGTGTGGTTCGTGCGCCCAAAGTTAACGTTTCCACTCACAAAGGGCCATGGCCTCATGGATCTAATGGACTGGGCTAGGCAGATTTGGGCTTCATCAGAACATTAAAAAATATGTACCTTGTTTATTTGCCGTTCAACCTAGATCAGGAATATATATGGACTTTTGCTATTTATCTGTTGACAGGTTTTTTTTACTAAATTTCTCAGATTTCTATACGTTTAATTGTGCTTTAGAATTTGTGCTACAATTGTCTATTGGGTCGCATGTATAAAGAATCTGACAAATTTGATCACAAAAAATTTGTGGACagataactatatatatatatatatatatatatatatatatatatatatatatatatatatatatatatatatatatatatatatatatatataaccataCGTGGTAGATGCTCCTGGCGGCCCTACACAATTTGTTTCGAGCATTTAGTACGTATATAGTAACATTTATTTAATCACGAAGTTGTTCATCACCTACACTTACAGGGTCCCTTTCTAAGTCGCTATCGTTAATTGGCACCTAGAGCATTATCATTGTTATTCTTTGTTAACAAAATCTTCTCTGTACCCAAGACGGGGCACACGATCTGTGTCTGCGTCCGGATTCTAGCTTCTAATTTTAAGCAAAACAAGATCTACGGATTCTTGGATGGAGACTACTCTATGAAATTCCTTTTTTTTAATGCTTTCATACGCTCCTAGCTGGAATCCCTTGTTTGTGCTGTTTCCCACTGCATTCCAACGTAAGTTGATCGGAATATTTGTTATGTGTATATAGGTCTCTGATATGCCTGATTAGGCTGCTAACAGTTTGCTATAGGTGTCAAGATTCGTTCATCCTGAAGGCTCTCGGAGATGTGTATATAGACCATTTTTCCAAATCGATATGAGCTCTGTTGACGAGAATTTTGCGTCTCTTCACTTCAGCAACCAGAATGTCAACCCTCGGAGCTCTACTCCTCCTCAGCTTCAGATTCCTTGAAAACGTCTTGTCCGCCGATTCTCGGCTGCCATGCATCAAAGGTCCTAGGAAAGAGCTTTACTGTTTACGTTTGTGTTCCATGGGGCCTGCCAATTGTTCAGGGCATACATGTTTCCAGAGCAGCTCGCTTTGCAGCTGCGCCCCTGATTTGCTAAAGAAAAGGCGGTACTGCTTCTGATGATTCACTGATACAGTTCCATAACGGTGCGTGTATGTACCCGGTGTTGGACTTGGAGGCTGCAGAGAGAGATGCGAGCCTGCGTCGTCGTCCCGGCCTCTCGCCGTTTCGTGCATGGAATTTCGCTTGCAGGTGCAGCACGGACGACAAAATCATTCGTAAACGCTTTCTCAGTGATAAGTAAGATCAGATGCTTCTAGCCTAGTACTCCTAGATAGCAAAGCTTATTATACTCTGCACGAATGCTTGCTGGAGTAGCAACACATTTATCAAACGGACAGCGCGGCGCATTCGACCTTCCCCTTGATCCGGTGCGGATCGGATCTATCGGAGGCCGGCCGGCTTTTGTGCGCCTCGCCATTTAACAATCCCCCGTTGCCGGACACCTGTCGCCGACTGTCCGGCCGCGCGCGTAAGCCCCCCGGTCCGTTGCCCGAAACGGCAGCCACGACCACGAACGCGCTGCGCTAGTTTATACTCcgctttgctttgctttgctagCGCGCACCGCTGAGCGGCCGGCCGAGATCCCAATCCCAAGTGAGCGAGCGAGCGAGTAAAagcgacggcagcggcggcgtgtGGTGGGATGGATAGGTGTGCTCCTCCGGCCTCCGGCGCCGTCGTACGGCCGTGTGTGGCGGGGGGGGCCGCCGGCAGGTGGGCGCGCGCACGGGGGAGCACAGCGCATCGCGGCGCCGGTCGCCGGGACAAAACAATATCATTCGACGTACGTTGCTCGGAACGTACGTGACACTTAGTGCGGTTTCGCTATTAGCCTATAAGCAGCAACACGTGGTCGCTATAGCAGGAGGCGATCTGCAATGTCATGGAGGGATGATCGATCCGTCGGCAGAAGACTCCACGCACGGCAAGACCGTGCCGTGTACCGAAGTCACCCTCCTCCGTTAATAAAAGCGAAGTCTAGACTCCAGATAGTAAAAAATAACAAACTCTATCGAGTCGATCTGTTCTCCCACGATGATCTAGTGGTGGTCCACCAGTCTGCGACGACCTGCCAACATAAGATCCCATCGGACATACCACGTTCCGGTCCACCATGTACTTTAGCAAATATTACTACTCTCTCCtataatatagtgtattctaaAAATAATTTTAGGATAAATTAAAAGACACATGTGCCCTCACTTTATTTCCTAATAAAATGCTAGCATCAACATGATTAGTGGTGATTGGTAGATAAATATAATGCATTTAATACAAAATTAGTTTCTGTCTTTTAGAATGtattatatttgaggacaaattttgaATCCTTGAATGCAGTATATTATAGGACGGCGAGGGAGCATGTAGCAATCAGATTTCACACGTCTGCTAACAAATCAACTACCATGCCAAATATTCCATTGTCTTGAAAAATATCTTGTCACCCGATCAATGCGCGCAACGACACACGTGTTATATATTACCAACAACTGCACTAATAATGTACTATAGTCGTTGTTGGTCCTTCCACTCCCAAGTCGACGCCCGGCGGCGGTCCTAAAATTAAAGCGCGTCACTGCTCAAACCGTGTGAGGAGATCAGATCAGATCAGGGTGTATCCACAAAAGCAATGTGTATCCCAGCGAGTTGGCCATTATACGCTCTGATCCCTCTAATCACTGTTCAAACAGTGTGAGGAGATCAGATCAGATCAGATCACTCCATTTGACTATATATGACCGTACTAGACGGCGTACTTCCACCAACATCAAACTCGATCATGCGTCGTTCCGGCACGCAGGCATCAAATGTTAATTGTATAGGCAGCCTACAAATTAAAAGGATTTATGTTGCCGATAACCGCGTACGATTTCCGCCGGGCCAACGTAACTTTATATAACGAAGTACGTTGATCCAGGGCATCGACTCGTCTTTAACCGCGACTACGCTACGTGCATTGGCAGAATGGCAGTCTTCCCATGAGTGCTCTGCTTGTTCCTCTGAAATCACTGTCTTCCATGGAAGATATTAGTGAACTTTTTATTGGTCCCTCTCTTTCATTCTCTCTGATGAGAAAGTCTGCTTGTCGGTCCTGAGACGTCAACTGGTGGATTGCATGACCCCAAAGTCTTTTTAGCTATTCCAACAACAGTGTCACAACTCACACGTGTGCCACACAATCACACAGCACACAAGTTAATTACTGCTGACAGCGTTTGTTCGTTCCTTCCTATCCTCCTTGAGAAAAACTTACTTCCCTTTTTCATATCATTACGAAAAGGCAACGCACGTTCATGATCAATGTTTGGTTGTGTGCCACTTGCTTCTTTAATTACCTTCTTTCCATGGTTTTAATTGCCACGTTTCGAAGAAGTGATAAGTTCTTTGGGTCGTCCTAATTGTGTTGAAAACGACTTTTTAGTTACTTGTCTATCATACTTCAGCAAGTTCGCGACTAAAACATAGAGCACAGGAGTAGCCATGTCCATTCCAGTACTTAATTAATGGAAAACTTTGGTCAGGAACATCGAAGAAACACGATATACGTTGATGGACACCATCAACTTGTAAATTTGTCTAGTACCATTATGAAAACGTGTTTTGCCGAACACACCGTACCGAtttattttatttcctatatttcaagaGAGAAGATGgaagaaatattttttttctaccCTTGTCAACCTCTGACCCTTTAGAATGGTTGTATCGAGCTTTGGTCGCCATGCATCTGCCATGCAACTCACGCTGTACAAGGGGACGCACCTTCATATGTGACTGTGGCCAGCTCTAGCTAGCGTGTGAAATGGCTCATCCAAGAGAGCAACTGCTATACTGGCTAGAGAGAGATGGAGAAGAGGAGTGGTAGAGATgtagttttttcttcttcttttgtttcTCCTTGTTGCTTCTATAATCGTTACTTGCGAGTCATCCCTTAGATTTCTCGTCTTGATCAGTAATCCTTGCCGAGCAAGTCTTGAATCGTATTGCGCCTCTTGTGTGTGCATCTGCTCCCTTCTTTATTTATTAATATAAGTTAGTTTTATCGGATCTTTCGATTTTTGTATTTTCTTCAGATGGTCTTGGTGGAAATATAAGAGTAGCTGTTAAACATTCGATTGAAGTACCACCCGTCCGCCGCCAT is from Miscanthus floridulus cultivar M001 chromosome 7, ASM1932011v1, whole genome shotgun sequence and encodes:
- the LOC136465893 gene encoding early nodulin-like protein 7 produces the protein MAAAAGSSRVLPALMILTGVFFLLVAPGSVAAGAAAAPPAGLEFRVGGPRGWRVPDANTSYDWWAMNNRFHVDFQYANDSVLVVDRLAFDACNASELLAAFADGATKFRLDRPGFFCFISGEAGHCEEGQRRRRATQAVGVLVLRRLLRCWHSRLRRRRRRHRGGNGYGCWSRLDAPVISLLDVNDS